From the Hevea brasiliensis isolate MT/VB/25A 57/8 chromosome 13, ASM3005281v1, whole genome shotgun sequence genome, the window taagagaaaatctttcaggaatcaacaaaagttaagggcacaatataaacgatgatagatatgaatcataggtcgagtataagtaaagttaataaattataaaatattatatcaggaaggacaatggtacggtaaagggttcatgcagatgatgcattatgggtagagcacaattgtgctaggagatgatgaaatttaaagagaaagaccaagaaacataggttaaacattattatatggacaatcgagcgtagttgaatataagagtatttttctttcttttcaagtttagtttgtgcttttggttctagaaggttatataaggaacagagactgagtcaaggagacctagttatttgagagtttggtaggcaccaattcatacataatttcctgatatgagaatgacagtaagtacatacctagtgttaagtatgaaaggacgatcagaataGTGACAGGAGTCAAATGGAGTTAGCTACCAAGGCTTGCAACCGTTTTAAATTATGagctagaggaagtactatttatggatgaatttcaatagatgaaattgttactaatgggaaaagttgaggttGAAATTTGGAAAGTtataggcagtatatgtgattatattaaggagaatgaacacataaagtattttgtttagaattaaggcatggcacacatttcccacagcagTTTTAGTTTGGATGGAACTcatagtttcaagggctcctatccatccaggatgagcaatttcctactgagGCTGGTGGGGagtgataatgttctgatagttaagttggaaaaaggggatacaaaaaaagaattttctatggttaattataagtgttacaaaaggcGAAGAATGTGTTGGTAAGGAGTAAActgtaaggttagaattcccaaagtaatagaactagtaataAAGATAAGACTCAGAAATAagatgaaagttaaagttgatgatgggatgaacatccttgaaggaaaaaggtgtaagggtgaaataggattaagatttaggaataagtacagtaggttgaaaggatatcaacaatagcagaaataggaaaaggaagtggataagatccaaaggataggaagaaagctcggtagagctagttataatgatgaggataaggaggaataggtatgctaggaacacactaagagatgtttaaaacaagttattatgagatgatagattaaaggattagtagagcctcgatctgagtgccaatgtgtcagaagtaggccacatgctGAGAAGCTATagaaagaagtctagatatttccatcccaaagaaggagtgagaattgataaagtcgtattggattgagttgtcagggaatataaacacttttgttacctagaaggagagacccaatttactttccaatgttgataaatgatacacttggcccttggaggagactctacctgactagttacataagatggatagaggttggtctaagtaccttagtaatgacacaagagattaaaaatttgaagtatcatgggagtgagaagatttataggtattgaccactgaggtcataagaagagtgaagatctcgaacaacatgcctagattaggtgctacaggaaagttaTTTATAGGATACCATGAAATAAGGAACATAAATTATGTCATTGGAgaaaacagagattattgaaacaaaggaatgaggactgaagtcaccaagagacatgttggggcataataaaagtgaggtaagcaccaaagttgattaaagttatgagacatcaagtcaaaAACAGTGAGATAtagcgaatacttgaaatgtcagaaaaatggtcaatgaatagttacaagataaaagccctctagaaagagatgatgacaaataggacactatagtagaatcagtgAACAGTAggatgtcatatataatatacgaagcgtttgaaaaataaatgttttatcaatttctgcatagctggaggagtaatgattgtgcttgttctaataatcttcttttccttctctctggtttatttgaaaatttgaggacgaatttttcttaagggggggaagaatgtaacatccaaaaaaaaaaaaaatttgaatgaTGGGATTTGGCGTGTGGACAAGGTTTCCCACATCACGTGGTTTCCCAACATCACAgccttttatataaaaaaaaaaaaatttattcaaaaatgggaggaggaaccccccccccccctatcCTCCCTTTTctcctcttctccctctcttcttcttcttcctttctccggtgaccggccggcgacctccGAAGCGGCTCCCCatcggccggcgaccctccggcgactgccagaccaccagaaacggcgggaagagagggagaagagagagaaaacacgcacacagtgggcagcggctttccgacGCGATTCCAGCttcgtccgacgtccgatcgaggcgattccggtggcgttggaaagcttgttccgagagctttcttttgacacaaattttgaagcaaatggaggttggatgagtgagatatggagaagagaagtttcgggtttttcaagctttttcgtcagatctacgacgatccgaccgttggatcgacgatccgagaccacctatggactgaggaagaggagaggaacatggtggtatgatcagatccggaaaATGTCGCCGGCGACAGACGGCCAACCACCGTGCGCagtggttccggcggtggctccggtgggctatggagatgattcgacttccagaggcttcctcataaatttttgaaatttttgagacacagataaacttcgggtaagacaatttttattatttctctgtctgtggagtatAAATACAgtatttcttaaacaggaaaaattggagaaaaattctaagaaaaatatatgatgaaagtaaaattatttggaaatATTCTATGGTGATTATTGAATTTTTGAATGAttgtaaaatatttttgagaaatatagatggattttagttagatttttagtatatgggcatataagattatttgaaattaagatatttaaattttatatgattggttgaagcttgaggatggaggtttaaatatgtgaatattaaattgggttgaattaagaatatgttagctattggaaacttatgaaattgagtgATATTTTTgagtaaaatattcatgggtgattagaaaattacaatttattttgcaatagccttataatattattaaggaccgcggggcaaaattttagaatttttagagcttgtttgagtagatttttacaaaatgtcaattatagggactaaaacgtaatttttaaggttttgagtattgcttggtttggagggcccaggaggggccatatgatgataatgagatatgagttgaatttagaagtgttatttgagcctttttgcaggttgggtagatcccaggtataggggaaactctgccggattttcggcataaattaggctgtctattgcctctttagagttttattctaacttagtactaataatttataatttaattattaggtgatcgaggtcagctatttttctgcatccagcagccacaatagtcatcggtgtactatgagtaaaatattaattttaattgtaatttcactattattatatgttcaagcatgcccatgcatcacttatatgtatgtatctatgtagttaaattctaggcacgttttatgttgcattcataactgtgaaagtaccatgtgtgttgttgtggtaatttggagcagtgtgcgtgcgttggcgtacgtgtaatgtggtgtggactatggataggacaggtagacacggcttgagatcttcgctgggacccggtccttcggggtagacatggcttgagttcttcgctgggaccccgatttggttattaagtggaagtcgaaTCGAGTTCTTTGTACAGTTAgaattaagagagtcagatagggatcagctcccatatatattatgattgatattactgggtgcgtgagtgctccaaattacctttttgctgttatgatgtgaaaatgttgccgatgttgcatttcactcttcagggtgcattagctttagatagttatagagattatggttaaaattgatattttactctctgagtcgaacgcttactcctgttcaatatttttccagccaCGAGGAGAGACATTTTTCGAATAACTGTCCCTTTCCTCACgagttatgaaaagattacttaattgtattattattatctaaatttgtaatttagaactccgcatgtactagtagtagcattaatcctgtcagTGATTGCATGaacttaagtttttgtattaacaaatgaaaattttttatgagtttttaaatagtttgtaaatggtgtaacagggttgagctgggctcccctaattttagtttctgataattaccgAGCTAAGTTGGCCTGAAATAAAGTTATACcagcttaatttaaattatttcatatgcaTATTGGGCTTAAATTATGGGCCTActcatgggttgaggaatagttaggcttactacgggcctcgggggctttaggctggcccaggttctagtaccggtccggcccataggttgggtcgtgacaatatatatatatatatatataatcatatcTGCATTTACAAacaattaaagaaaataatttttatatggttaaaaattaatttattaattaaggaAAATCAGCTAAGAGTAATTGAGAAATTTCCCATTGAAATGGatgaaaattaattgattaatcaggaaaggaaaagaaatcagctaagaattagttaaggaatttCTTATTAAAAGAGGTAAAAACTCATTTattaattaagaaaagaaaagaaatcagCTAAGAATTAGTTGGAGAATTTCTTATTAAAGcatgtgaaaattaatttattaattaagaaaGGAAAATCAATTGTAAAATAGTTGAGTAATTTCTagtgaaatttttttattaattattatgtaAAAGGTAATAAATAtgaatttcttattaatttaaatagtaaTTAACTTGCTATTACTTTTATAGATTAACTTCTTTTTATAGCATGCCATGTGAtaagataagaaaaaaaaattgtctactttatataaataaataatatttatataaataaattattatgtaAAAGGTAATAAATATAGAATTTCTTGTTAATTAAAATAGTAATTAATTTACTATTATTTTAGTCGATTAACTTTTTTTATAGCATGTTATGTGCTAATATTAAACAAAATTTAAGATAGAACTTGAAATATAATCAGATAGCtaggaaatataaaaaaaataaattatgaatatttATTTCATAGctcttattataaatttaaaggtgaacaataaatttattaatataaatttatactttttttttatgaattttacaattcattgatttttctaGAAAGTcatcaattaataaaaatatatgaactaattattacaaaaaaatgactaaaaaaataaaaaaaaagatttaaaaaCTACATGAAAAAGTGAAGCAGTggtctataaattttataataattatttttatttttaagatattaattaaaaaaaattaatgtaattattataaaaagaaaataaaaaaagaaaaatccatatgaAAAGAAAAGTATTTCTCTGAATTTCCTTATATATTATAAAACCTATATagaaaatattattttcaaaCTCATAATAAACTCATTAATTCACATCAAGCTGGAATAGGTGCAATTCTGCAACTATGACATTATTATCTTAAtaggaaaaacaaagaaaataaaggaatcTCAAGAAATTAGAAGGCTCAATATatagaaaatattattttctgAAGAGAAAATACAATACTCTACCTTTGCAAATTCTGGAAGGATATATTCAAGTTTCATTCATGATCATAAGagaaaatattattttacaaCATACGctctgtaaattaattaattctggtattattattattattattattattattattattaattaattaatttcacctaAAACAATAGAATTGATATGATTTTATTTATTGAAGAATATCCTAATAGTAATTTGTCAATAAGAAGTTGACATAATAATGTAGGTATGGACTGTAATGTTGAGGAATTGTTTTCCTTTCATTTGGAAtcacaatgcaatgcatgattagGTTCAAGTTGTCGATGATAAAGCCATGTTGTGGACCATCTCCTTCTCAGCAAACAGATCACAAACATTACCTATAGACTATAGTTTCAGAAATGGAAACATTACCTTTCCTTTCAAAGATATTCTACAGGATAATAGAGAGAGGAAATTTCTATCAACATTTTTTATATATTCAATCCCCCTACTCATTTAAGGCCTGTTGAAACTGTTATTGAAAaagtcattttttttaaatatgctaggtagaaagtattaaaaaataattaaaaattaattaaataaattttaataataaaaatattaaaataatttttttaaaaatactttTTTCAACGGCATTTAAAAGTatacttttattcagaaaaacacTTTCAGCCTTTAAAACTTAATGCCAAACATGCTGTTAGTGTAATATTATTTCTTctccatttggaaacaaatttagcaTTAGGTAAAAAAAAAGTAGAAGAAGAGAAACTGAAAATCCAAACATTGATTATGGAGCTGAACCTGGACGACCAACTTTAAACAGTAGAATTGTTTGTGGAGCTGGAGCTGGAGCTGAACATGGACCAGGTTCGAATAGGCCTTAAATTGAATGACATAGAACAAAGAAACTAATGTGCACATAAGCTGAGTGACCCTAAGCCCACTTTCATATGTAACAGTTCCACTTGTCCAATTTCCAGTGGAGCATGTAGCCAGTAGCCAGGAAATATGAAGCCCAAAAGGTTGGACTTTAataatgccaagtccaatttgaGGCCCAATGATCAATTTTTAGTCTGTAAGATAGGTTACACCAAGAGTGGCATTTATCAACTGAACTGATTGTtctgcagttattgccatcaagaacaaaaaaaaaaaaaaagaaaagaaaaacaaccaacaATAAAAAGATCAATAAGCAATTCCACCAAAGAagtttattctttattttttcaCATATTGCTGACAATACATTTCAAATTCCACAACAATATAGTGATCTAAAAAAAGATCTGTATTCTACACATACTACTCTCTGCACTAATATTAGACCCCCAAAAATAGCCCATGGCAGCTGCTGGATCCTGAACTGCTGTTTCCTTTTGGATTATCTTTTAGTTCATGTCAGTTTTATTAGCCTTCTCCTTCCTCTTCAGGATTGCAAATTGCCATAATCTAGCCGTCCACGATGTCTCTGATCTCATCTCAATTCACATGATTCCCACCTCCTATTGCTTGCTTAGAACTGCTTGATCCTTTAGCTTTCTGGACAACAATAACGTGCATTTTGCATCAATTAGATTGATTCAAACAAGATTtgaacatttatttatttatttatttgggttGTGGGTGGGGGGAGGGGTTTATGGAGGAGAGACCAGAAATGTAAATATACTAGTAACAGAGTACAGAATCATGTGTACAAATGACATCCACCAAAGAAAGGAGCCCAGAATGAATGTGTGAAAACAAAGAATCAAGTGAACCAGAACATTTTGTTCTGCAATTTCCTCATGTCCAAATAAGATTAAGCATACTTGCTATAGCAAAAATATATCTAATGGACACTTTGCAAGCAAGGGAAGATTTTATTTGCCTTGCCACgtgaaaatactaaaaaaaaaaaaaaaaaaaaaaaaaaaattcccatcGATTTTAGCAATTATCAGTAAAATGGGAACCATGATAATGAGCAATTATAACAGAGGTGCATCATGAATTACAACAGATATGCAGGAACATACCTTCAAAACCAGTATCAATCCTCTATTCTAATACACCTATTGTTATGCTTTCAATTATTGTTTGCCCCACATCATATTCCTCAAAGCAACATAAACATTGTGAAAATATACAATATTAAGCATGAGAAGGCAACTATTTGAATGGAAGATGTGTCATACCTTGGTTCTAAACGATTTGATAACAGAAGCCAACAACTTGTCCCCGACTAATTGTCTCACTCGCTGTACTAGTTCTTGCCTAGAAATTATGTTTTCCTGCAGAGCACAAGTTCTAGATATGAGATCATACTGAATTACAAAATTTCCCCTAAAGTTTGTTGTACAAAAACAAATGCAACTTACTTTGTGATCTTTATGGTACTTGGCAAGTACACCAACAGTAGTAGGAGGCAGGAACTTTGATAGTGCAGCAATAAGAGCTGGAAATGGCATCCATGGTGAAGTTGGTGTCCCTCCAGATTCTGGAACCCTAAAGAACCCTGCACATCAAGCAACCAGAATATATGATCCAAAAAATCTCATCACACAGCTATCAAAACTAAACACATCATCAAACAACAGAATGCTCAATTGCCTACCCTTCAAAGAATAAGGAGCCTTGAAACTAACAACAAACTCGGGCAAAATGTGGGTGTTCATGTGGTTACTCCACACAATATACTTCTTGGGAGATGAAACATTGTCTATCCCCGAATCAAACTCCTCAGAACTCGGATGAAACTGCTCAGAACCAGGATGCACAACTTCCATGGTACCCAGTATAACGCGGCACAACAACAAATGGCGTAGACCATCATTACCTTCCCTCATATGCTTCAcactgccaaaaaaaaaaaacctcgggACTAATTGCGCAGCACTTCCCTTAACATAAAGAGTTGAAAAAAGGGAACAAAAACAGAAGCAAtagagattttttttaaaaataataataataaaggaaaGCATCTGCTTACACTTCAAGAGGAGAATTATCCGGGCAAAGATAGATGCCATATCCATATAATCCATTATTGTCATTAATCTGGCCACCAAAACCATTCTTCATTATGTTGCATATCTCGTCTGCTGTAGCGCCAAACCAAGCATACTTCACATTTGCATTACCACCGCGCTGCTTCTCCATTGCTTTTACGAAAATTTGAAACGATTGCATCCTGGCTTGCCCCATGATGCCAGAATACGTGTTCCTGTGAACGGCGAAGACTGTGGTAAATTCGCCGATCGAACCCAAACCCGAAAGAAACCTTCGAATGATGAGATCATGCATCCTGTCTCCCTCAAAAAGTCGAACCAATTCGGTAAACTGACCATAACTGGCACTTTCTCCATTAGAAATGACTGACTCTAGATCATCATGGACGGATTCTAAATCAGAGCTAAAACTCTCAGTTTGCTCATCAGCCTTGTCCGAGCTTaaatccattaaaaaaaaaaaaaaattatgagcgATCCCACTTGTATTTCCCACTTGAATCAACGAGTACTAtatacaaaataataaaaaataaaagaatatttACGGGAATGGAATCAATGAAACCAAATCCTACGCTACCAAAGAACAGAACCACAAGTAATACATTTCTACGCAACCAATTCAAAGACAAACAGCTGAAAAGCCTGGATCaaaagaagcaaaaaaaaaaaaaaaaacagagaaaACAATGGAAACTTGCACAGGGTGATGAAGAAATGGTGTGAGATTTGTGCGGGAAgtatttgaatgggtatatggacTGGAGCGTAGAGATTgcttggagaagaagaagaagaggaagaggaacgAGGGAGGCAACTTGCATATATATAACAGTTGGCGGCTGGCAGCTGAAAATTTAACGAAAccgccttttttttttaattattttttaataataattattactaTTTCCGTATGGCGGTGCGGCGCTAATAGTTTTTGGCCCGTCGTTTCAGGCATTCAGCGTGAAAAAAAGGCGGCACCCTTGGGAGTAATTATATAATACGTCTATTATTTTGTGAAGGATTATTTacgtaaataataaaaaaaaaattagtttgcatttttttaaaaaattttatttataataataaaataattaaatgagtaagtaCATTCCTCAACCTCAACAATCTAATCCAATATTGCCAAATATAGGTATATGTTTTCATTTTTGTAAAAGCAATACGGTAGAGATAAAGTTGATTCTTATATATTGGGGATTAAGTTAATTTTTTTTGTGGATTAAGTTAATTGTTTCGTATTTATTACAGTTTaatcatattaaaattattaatttttttttattttttaagctcatttaaaatgcaatagtataaaatatttatttatttttgtaataaattatataattattgtcATTGTTTTACAATAAATACCTATAAATTTATTCATAAAGTATATTTATTTGTAAATATAAATTATCTTGAATTTTGTAACAGCCAAATGGGTACTTTTTTTTGTCCTCACTCTCaattttaatagaaatttttGTTAGGAAGCCCACAGCTAAAAAAATGGATGCCTCATGATAGTTGAATTCTGTTCCTTATCCAAAACTAGTCGAGGCTAGCTGAGGTTCATTAGGTATGGCTTGGAGACAAAGGCAGAAGCATTAACTTTCCTATGTCTTCAAATAATACACGTCTttttaataaaagtaaattataatttgGACCATACGCGTCTTTGACACAAATGCAATGACGGATACAATATTTATGGGAGCTGTATTATACCAATAACGGAATTATTGAACAGACAACAGCTCAAAATcccaattgaaattcatagcacgCAATTTGCATTGCCCAATTTCTTAAAATGGTTGAAGAAGGAATCAAATTGGCCATGCGCCTCCAGCTAAATTTCACATGTCTCACAATTTTAGgctttttctaaattttaatttataacatattcttAAATATTAAACAAATATTAACTTGCTGatgtaatttctttattttgatactaaataaatagaatattataaattaatttacatttaaaatttaacaaattACTATTACTTTATTTTTCTCTCATCCTTTTTCTCTCAAAATTTTCTCACTGTTCTCTCCTGTTGCATCTACTCAACTCTCACAAAATTTTCTTACCATTTCTATCCTCAAATTATGTCATTTTCGTAACTTCAAAAagtaaacataaaaaaaaaaaattatttttaatgttgAAGCTTCTTTATTTGCCAGAGATCTAATCTCTTTTTTCTCGACAACAAAATAAATCAGATAGTTATTATTGTTTCTTTTTCTTGCGTTTTCCTTTCATAAAAATGTGCAAAAATTCATTGAACTTAGACAACATTTGAATTTCTATTATTTGCAGAATTAGTTCATTCATATTCATATTGTTGATTTGGAATGAGAACCATGAACAAACGTTAATCAAGCGCCAATAATGAGAAAAAATaacttgataaattttaattattaattaatttataatattttattcatttaGTGCCAGAACAAAGTTTTCACATCAACAGGAAAACTAGTTACCTCAGATTACAAGAATTTTATTATGCTACAAGTCAAGAGATGACCGGTGAAATATATCCTATGCCTCTCGGTCCCGTCTGAATGTTGCTGCACTCAATCTTATTCCCACGCCAAGTCGATAACTGGCCGACCCCCACCCA encodes:
- the LOC110657097 gene encoding probable inactive poly [ADP-ribose] polymerase SRO5, with the translated sequence MDLSSDKADEQTESFSSDLESVHDDLESVISNGESASYGQFTELVRLFEGDRMHDLIIRRFLSGLGSIGEFTTVFAVHRNTYSGIMGQARMQSFQIFVKAMEKQRGGNANVKYAWFGATADEICNIMKNGFGGQINDNNGLYGYGIYLCPDNSPLEVVKHMREGNDGLRHLLLCRVILGTMEVVHPGSEQFHPSSEEFDSGIDNVSSPKKYIVWSNHMNTHILPEFVVSFKAPYSLKGFFRVPESGGTPTSPWMPFPALIAALSKFLPPTTVGVLAKYHKDHKENIISRQELVQRVRQLVGDKLLASVIKSFRTKKAKGSSSSKQAIGGGNHVN